The Arenicella xantha genome window below encodes:
- the ald gene encoding alanine dehydrogenase, whose amino-acid sequence MKIGVPKEIKNHEYRVGLSPASARELIANGHEVTIATGAAAGIGLDDNAYTAIGAKIAASNEAIYADSEMIVKVKEPQPDECRQLRRGQLLFTYLHLAPDAEQTRLLLESGVTAVAYETVTGPGNSLPLLAPMSEVAGRLAAQAGAHCLERAQGGCGVLMGGVPGTEPAKVLVIGGGVVGQNAAYIARGMGANVTILDRSISKLRELDIEFQGKANCVYSTTESIERYAIESDLVIGAVLIPGANAPKLITREIISKMKPGSVVVDVAIDQGGCFETSKATTHQDPTFVVDGVVHYCVANMPGAVPQTSTYALNNATLPFTLAMANLGWKGAMQQNADLLHGLNVHDGKLTYQAVAAAQGLEYTDPATLIK is encoded by the coding sequence ATGAAAATTGGTGTACCAAAAGAGATCAAAAACCACGAATATCGTGTTGGCTTAAGCCCTGCTAGTGCCCGTGAACTAATCGCGAACGGACATGAAGTAACCATCGCAACCGGCGCCGCGGCCGGAATCGGTCTAGACGATAATGCTTACACCGCCATTGGCGCAAAGATTGCCGCTTCAAACGAAGCCATTTATGCCGATAGCGAAATGATCGTTAAAGTAAAAGAGCCTCAGCCCGATGAATGCCGCCAGCTACGTCGCGGACAGCTGTTATTCACCTACCTTCATCTTGCTCCAGATGCAGAGCAAACCCGCCTACTGCTGGAATCAGGCGTTACCGCGGTTGCGTATGAAACAGTCACAGGCCCTGGCAACTCATTACCGCTATTAGCACCAATGAGTGAGGTCGCCGGCCGATTGGCAGCGCAAGCTGGCGCACATTGCTTAGAGCGCGCACAAGGTGGATGCGGCGTGCTTATGGGCGGCGTACCAGGCACCGAGCCAGCCAAGGTACTGGTTATCGGCGGCGGCGTAGTAGGTCAAAATGCAGCGTATATTGCACGCGGCATGGGCGCCAATGTCACCATTCTTGATCGATCGATTTCCAAGTTGCGCGAACTAGACATTGAGTTTCAAGGCAAAGCTAACTGCGTCTACTCAACAACAGAATCAATTGAACGCTACGCCATTGAATCAGATCTAGTCATCGGCGCTGTACTCATTCCGGGCGCCAATGCTCCCAAATTGATTACTCGCGAGATCATCAGCAAAATGAAACCAGGCTCCGTGGTGGTTGATGTGGCAATCGATCAAGGCGGCTGCTTTGAGACATCCAAAGCGACCACTCACCAAGACCCAACCTTTGTGGTAGATGGTGTTGTGCACTACTGTGTAGCCAATATGCCGGGCGCAGTTCCGCAAACATCTACGTATGCCCTGAATAACGCCACACTACCGTTTACGCTAGCGATGGCAAACCTAGGCTGGAAAGGCGCGATGCAACAGAATGCTGACCTGCTACACGGCCTAAACGTACACGACGGCAAACTAACGTATCAAGCCGTCGC